TTGACCCGACCAGATGATGGATACGAGACTAAAACATACCTTGTAACCGGGCGGCATCCACTTGCCCTTGGAGACAAGGGAGGCGGTCTTCTCGTCGATCTCGGGCTGGGCAGAGGCAACCTCGTCCTGGAATAATGCGAATAAATCGTCTTAGTACATGTGCGAATAAGAGTCCGAGTTGCTGCCTTCTCAATACATACCACGGTGAGGTCCTCGAAGGGGCGGGCAGTCTCAATGTTCTCCAAGGTCTTCTGGAGGTTGACCAGCTCGGCATCGATCTTGCCCTTGGTCTGCTCGGCGTTCTGGACGGCCTGGGCCTCAAAGGCATCGATGGCCTTCAGCTGGCGGCTGACATCGTAAGAGGCGGGCTTGAAGCTCTTGAAGTGGTTCTCGATCTCGTCGATGATAGCCTGGTTCTTCAGGACACCACGGTAGTGGGAGAAGTCAACGGTCTGGGGCTGCTCCGACAGGACCTGGACCTTGCGGCGGGCATCGTCGttgcgcttcttgaaggCCTGCAGAGAGGCGGCGGTCTGGCCGCGGAGGCCGAGGGAGGTCGAAACCTTGGCCCAGTCGATCTTGAGAGCGGCACTGCGCTGTTCCGGGtaaggagagagagagccttGGTTAGCGGATGGATCCATGCAAACTGGGCGGCCACGCCCCATGTCCGTGAAGCGCATTCACTCGATTATGAGGAAACATACAGCTGCCATTGTGTCGAGACGAGAGACGTGTGTGGGAAACGGAGGAACGAGGGGTGAGGATTCGCTGTGCAGGGTTGGTGGCCGGACGGGCGAGTTTGACTCGGAAAGGTTTGGAGAAGTGAATCACGTGACCATCCGGATTCCGAGCCACGGTCTGGCGAACAGCTCAGAAACCAGATGTAGATGTACAGAGGGGACAACGCAGCCAAACGTGACAGATCTGAGTATCACGTCTGTGCCTACTTTGTCTACTTCGGGTAATGTTGAGTCTACAAAGATCTAGGGAATTCACGAATACTGCATAGGTCATAATTCACCAGTTCAATTCTTTTTGGGTTCCATTGTGTACACTATAATGCAACTCGGTCTGAACGTAGACCATCGAACTGTGACATTCTAAGCCACTGAGAACCCTAATGACTGCAATCGGTCATTATATGCTGAGGGCCATGATGGAGTTGACGATATCGTTATCGTTCTCCCGCAGAGCCTTGACGGCCTTCTTCCGGGAAACGCTGGCCTGGGCCATGACCAATTCGATATCCTTGGCCTCAAGACCAGACTCGTCAACCTCCTCAccgtcatcctcttcctcctcctccttcttggcctcggtctcgggggccttgcccttgccgtggtcgtggtcgtgaTCGTGGTCGTGACCGGCGTGCTCACCACTGGCCTCAGCGGCAGCGAGCTGCTGAGCGGCGGAAGCCTGGGCCTGAGCGTTCAGGTCCTCAATCTTGGCCTCACcgaagatgctggaagaTCAAATTAGTACAAAAGCACTTGGGAATCATTGCAGTCACGTGCAAGAAAGAGTATCACATACATCCAGGTGTTGCTGGAGGGAGAGCGGTAGACATCGGGCTGGTTGACAACGAAGAGGATCTAGATGGCCAAAGGAGCCTCTGTTAGCATGCATGCATAGCAGGTCGATCCCATCAGATCAGAACGCAAGGCTGCCGGGAGGGGCAGTATCTGTATGCGCCTAGACTCGAGGAATGAATTGGTGGCCAGGTGTTCATACGTTCTTGGGGCGGGGGAGAGTGACACGGGTGATGCCGGGAACGTGCTTCAGGCCGAGCTTGGCGATGGCCTTGCGAGCCTTCTTCTCGTTACGGGAGTGGATGGTGACAGCAGCACCGCCGGGAATGACGGGCTCATCGCCAGCCTCGGATTCGGAGTCGCTTTCGACGTTCTTGGGAACCTCCTCATCGGGGAGCTCTTCAACACGGGGGTCGGCCATTGTGTATGTATGTGGGGGATCTAGCGAGCGCCGAAAAGAATTTAGTCAACGAATACTTCAGCGCGAAAGGAGGTGTTGATAGCAGGAGCTTGCGCGAGTCGAGCAGTGAGGGTTGACGTGGTGGGATGGTGAGATGGTGGGAAGGCGGGCGCAAGCGGGCAGAGGTAGACGACTCAACCCCCCCACAAACCGGCAGAAAGCTCGGAAAATGAAGGGTTTGGCGTTTTTGATTTCATCTTCACGGGGGAATGAGCGGATCAACGTACCTGGAGTACAGAGATGAGGCTGTGGTGGTAGCTGGTGGATTTTGTTGGGTCGTGAGGTCGAAGGTTCAATAGCTGCTGTGCGGCAGGCCGTCGGCCGAAAATCGTTAGCGAGGCGGTTTCCTGCCCACCCCAGATTCCCACACTGTGCCCTGAGGCCCTCACCAGCCACGAACGCAAGTCTGACTATGGTCGACCACTACATCATCAATTGAGATGCAGATATTCGACTTGATCTAGACGGAATGTCATGCAGAATGCAACATTTACACGGGTTGGggattctcttttttttttctcttcgtcTGAAAAACATGACATTGCAGTCTTACATATTGGAATTGGTTCGCTCTGGCCACTTTTTACATAAATTCattttcctctccttcctttACGGAAAGATGAGTTTCCCAGATCTATCAAAAATAGGACGACCGATGGGGGCCTAGACGCAGAGCAGAAGTATGACACAAGCCATTGCCGGGATATCAAGGCAGTTGAATCATTTTTGCTGTAGATCGATTAATGCGTACAGCGATTTTGCTGGTGAGAATGGCCAGCTGTGGAAAACCCGTCCCAGGACACCTCCTTCATCCTATGCACAAAACCCTCGTAATCATTTATGACTTGGCGGCGgcagccttgaccttggcgtGGGACTTCTGGACCTCGTAGCGGGCCTAGCAGAAAATATTAGAGATTTGGCTGCGAGCACAAGGGGCGAGGGATCGAAAGGAAACAGTCTGGAGCAGAAAAAGAGCTGAAGGCACGATCGCATAGTCGCACGCGGTTCCACAATGTGTCGTCCTTCGTTGCTTTCCTTTTGCACCAGCTAATTCGCATTCGTGGGTGCATAAACGTACCTGCTTGCGGAGACGCAGAACCTTGAAGCGCTCGAAGTCGGTCAGGTTCTTCCGGCGCTCAGTGCGCTCGGTCTTCTGAGCAAAGCCAGAGCTGGCCCACTTGCCATCGATCTCGTTCTTGGCCCACAGCTTCTTGACGGGGCCGGTACCGGCAGCACGGGGAAGTTGGGGGATAACGAAGTGGGTGAGAGTGGCGTGAGCGAGAGGCAGAACGTGACGGGGCACGATCTTCTGCTCCTCACCGGAGGGACCGTCGACCAGGACCTGCAGAAAAAACCACCATGTCAATACAACACATTCCATCGAGTCGGTCATTCAATCGCACGGCGCTCCTTCGAAATAATCGCGCAAGATCGTTGGTTTTTTTATTCTCGGAGTTTCGTGCGGATCGAACATAtcgtctcttttcttggaaatTCTCAACGTACACGGCGGTGGTCAACAATCTCGACGATGGCAGCGAGCTTGCCAGCGAAGGGGCCGCGGCGGATCAGGACGAGGCGGCCAACCTCGACCAGCTTCCAGGAAGCGAGCTTAACGTCGATATCGGCCATCGCGAATTTCTGGAATGTGCAGGAAAAAGTCTCAGCGGtctgttcttcttgtcttctcAATCGTACGGTTGTAGCAGCGGCACTCACGGTCGACCGGGTTAGGTTGTGTCGGGGGGTTGTTGTCGAAAGTGTCGGTTTGTCCAAGTCGGCTTTGCGAATTTCGGATGTGCCCACACAACTCTCGCTTAGCGGGCCACTCGCGGCGGGTCTAGGGTTGGATTATGTCAGCCGATCCCCCAGTCCCGCATCAACATTATTCCGCCGCGGAGGTTATCTTgcggttttttttttctgggtGTGCATTGGACTTTATTCGTGTTGAATCATCGGAGTTCAATGATGCTCTACTCAAGAACACAGCTTTTCGCCACCCAAAAGCGCCTGTACCACTAACCAAGCAGCTTTCCGCATCGAAACCGTGTTTCAAAAATGATTGATGCTGGTAGGTACATACCTTTAATTGCTTGCCCATGCCCCTCGCTGCTCATATGATGCGGTAATTTGCGATTGACTCGGTGTCTGTGAGGCTCTCGCCGGAGCTCTCGATACAGCACTGTCGTATGATATTCAATTTCTTACATATTCTGATATGCACTTCCTCATTTGATTGTCTCTCCGTGGAAACTCAAACGTTCACTGGACTAACAGCCCGAAGACTTGCAGGTGAAATCGACTGGGTTGGATTCCCTCGCCGGGCATGGCGATGGTGCCTCGTAGCCTTCTGTCATCAAGGTCGGTACTCATTCCCTTGTCCCCTCTTGCACAATCACGCGCaccttctctcttcccctggCCCGATGATTAAAAACTTTATCACGCCTAGATAGTAATTGAGCTACTGGCTATGATATTACCTTTATCACCAAGATCTCTGAGGACCAACCAATCCTTTTGACTAGCTTCTTGACCTACTCAATATTTGGATCTCGTTTCTAACGCTCCGAAGACTTTCCAGGTATCGAAACAGCTGCTCAGAAGACTTGAAATATTGCTTCAACCAAATTCAGAAAAAATATCAAACAATTCAcgcttctccatcttttcaTTGACTGTCATCGTAGTATGTCAAATAGTAGTCATTGCACATTTTTGTGATTAAAAGAGTAGTAACCTGAGTGCCCTGCTAAAAGCATCCATGGCTTTTTCAAGCGGTGGCGTGACTGTATAAACGTGGAATCACAATTCGAGGCACACTCATGGGCGCCATCGTCCACATGCCAACTATGTCACAATCTCAACCTATGGAAAGAGTCCTGCGAGTGTCACGGAAACGTCGCGCCGGACTTTTCTGCCTGGTTGTTCACGAGCTGGCGCTCTTGCCCACCGTGGAAGGTCCCTCTCGACTCAGAACCCACATAAACACGAATTGGATCAAGTACGAATATATGAACAGGAACTGTGTCCGACGGTTTCGCTGAGAGCGAGCAACAGTGTGCATACCGCCATTGCGCATCGTCGAGTCGGTCGAATCGGGAAGCAGCACATACTTGAGTGAACGAAGCTACCATTGACCATTGGGTTAGCTGTGGCTCCATTTGGGGAAGATCATTGATGGTCCAACCCTCTCTCCGACTTACCAGGAAGAACGCATTCGCCAAGAAGGTGTACACAAAGACCGTCCAGCCGACCCATCCACTTGTGCCTCGTTCGGGTGTGAGGATTTCAGAGGCCACCaaggtgatgatgataccAACAAACTTGTATCCAGAGTATGCGACTAAGTCCAGAAGCTGGGAGTCGTTGTTGATACTCAGAATGTACATGGCCATTTTCAAGCAGAGAATTTCGAAGACGATGACTGCAATGGCTGTAGTCGTGATTGATCCCAGTAGTTCGGGGTGGAAGTTACCACGGAATCCAG
The window above is part of the Penicillium oxalicum strain HP7-1 chromosome VI, whole genome shotgun sequence genome. Proteins encoded here:
- a CDS encoding ATP synthase subunit d; translation: MRFTDMGRGRPVCMDPSANQGSLSPYPEQRSAALKIDWAKVSTSLGLRGQTAASLQAFKKRNDDARRKVQVLSEQPQTVDFSHYRGVLKNQAIIDEIENHFKSFKPASYDVSRQLKAIDAFEAQAVQNAEQTKGKIDAELVNLQKTLENIETARPFEDLTVDEVASAQPEIDEKTASLVSKGKWMPPGYKERFGDLSAV
- a CDS encoding Protein transport protein yif1 — encoded protein: MYRGSFAPPPAQSPPLHHPVPQHVSTVPMMRSPPPPSSQQTPNAGYGGGGNPYQPSSAQGGGGAYGPGFGGFMSDPTAQMGFQVGQTAMKAGQEYMEQNFNRYVSIPALKHYFNVSNSYVLRKLALVLFPWRHKPWSRQQARVAGNATGPNGQIIQQQYSSMFLPPRDDLNSPDMYIPVMALVTYILLSVLLAGFRGNFHPELLGSITTTAIAVIVFEILCLKMAMYILSINNDSQLLDLVAYSGYKFVGIIITLVASEILTPERGTSGWVGWTVFVYTFLANAFFLLRSLKYVLLPDSTDSTMRNGGMHTVARSQRNRRTQFLFIYSYLIQFVFIPAASGPLSESCVGTSEIRKADLDKPTLSTTTPRHNLTRSTVSAAATTVRLRRQEEQTAETFSCTFQKFAMADIDVKLASWKLVEVGRLVLIRRGPFAGKLAAIVEIVDHRRVLVDGPSGEEQKIVPRHVLPLAHATLTHFVIPQLPRAAGTGPVKKLWAKNEIDGKWASSGFAQKTERTERRKNLTDFERFKVLRLRKQARYEVQKSHAKVKAAAAKS
- a CDS encoding Nascent polypeptide-associated complex subunit alpha yields the protein MADPRVEELPDEEVPKNVESDSESEAGDEPVIPGGAAVTIHSRNEKKARKAIAKLGLKHVPGITRVTLPRPKNILFVVNQPDVYRSPSSNTWIIFGEAKIEDLNAQAQASAAQQLAAAEASGEHAGHDHDHDHDHGKGKAPETEAKKEEEEEDDGEEVDESGLEAKDIELVMAQASVSRKKAVKALRENDNDIVNSIMALSI